The proteins below come from a single Falco peregrinus isolate bFalPer1 chromosome Z, bFalPer1.pri, whole genome shotgun sequence genomic window:
- the MELK gene encoding maternal embryonic leucine zipper kinase isoform X1, translating to MASADYQEVLQYYDLYETIGSGGFAKVKLARHLLTGEKVAIKIMDKLALGDSLSSIKLEIDAMKNLSHQHICRLYHVIETSKNIFLVLEYCSGGELYSYVTSKCRLSEERSRAFFRQIVSAIAYVHSQGYAHRDVKPENVLVDEEHNLKLTDFGLCAKPKGGLDKPLHARCGSPAYAAPEVIQGKPYIGSEVDVWSMGVLLYTLLCGVHPFDDAGDNTIVSVYRRVLNGQYNIPDWLSPSSMLLLNQMLQVDPKKRITVKQLLHHPWLMEGYSRAVKWQTDYPLVQLDEECIAELSVFYKQSKETILDLISEWKYDEMSATYLLLQSKKARGKPISLRAPYLMGHASTMQPVGFKHSRHDAQLDDTEFTTSTSVTRKGAPEKHKNKENVSPESASRNEMPFALPAKSQIETQVQTAPAFKENPLPVVTATKKPTNTDELSAAEALTERRCSGELDPDLTQMVTRQKKRKAKLLENLERGLDRMTNMLTPNKKKLFTRDCPRKVKACSNVTTTQLLNPDQLLSEIITALTKNHVEYVQKGYCLKCETLSVKFELEVCILSKLGVTGLRQQRLKGDACVYKRVLEGILSSCQL from the exons ATGGCTTCAGCTGACTATCAGGAAGTTCTCCAGTACTACGATTTATATGAAACAATTGGATCTG GTGGGTTCGCAAAGGTAAAACTTGCGCGACACCTCCTCACTGGTGAAAAAGTTGCAATAAAGATCATGGACAAACTTGCTCTAGGG GATAGCTTGTCTTCCATCAAACTAGAAATTGATGCCATGAAAAACTTAAGTCACCAGCATATTTGCCGGTTGTATCATGTGATAGAGACATCCAAGAATATATTCCTGGTCTTAGAG TACTGTTCTGGAGGAGAGCTATATAGTTATGTAACCTCCAAATGCCGTCTTTCTGAAGAGAGAAGTCGAGCATTTTTTCGGCAGATTGTTTCAGCAATTGCTTATGTTCACAGTCAGGGATATGCCCACAGGGATGTCAAACCA GAAAATGTACTGGTTGATGAGGAACATAATTTGAAGCTGACAGACTTTGGACTTTGTGCAAAACCAAAG GGTGGCCTTGATAAACCCCTGCACGCACGCTGTGGAAGCCCAGCTTATGCAGCACCAGAGGTGATTCAGGGCAAACCATATATTGGCTCAGAG gtagaTGTTTGGAGCATGGGAGTACTGCTGTATACTCTACTGTGTGGCGTTCACCCCTTTGATGATGCTGGTGATAATACCATCGTGTCTGTCTACAGGAGGGTACTG AACGGACAATACAATATTCCAGACTGGCTCTCTCCTAGCAGTATGCTGCTACTTAACCAGATGCTTCAG GTGGACCCAAAGAAGCGCATTACGGTTAAGCAGCTGTTACATCACCCCTGGCTCATGGAAGGTTATTCTCGTGCTGTTAAGTGGCAAACTGACTACCCG CTGGTACAACTTGATGAAGAGTGTATAGCAgagctttctgtgttttataaaCAAAGCAAGGAGACTATATTGGATTTAATATCAGAG TGGAAATATGATGAAATGTCCGCAACGTATCTCTTGCTTCAATCCAAGAAGGCTCGTGGCAAGCCTATTAGCTTAAGGGCTCCATATCTAATGGGGCATGCCAGTACAATGCAACCAGTAGGCTTCAAG CATTCAAGGCATGATGCTCAACTGGATGATACAGAATTCACAACGTCAACTTCAGTGACAAGAAAAGGGGCACCAGAGAAGcataaaaacaaagagaatGTTAGTCCAGAGTCAGCTTCAAGAAATGAAATGCCCTTTGCACTTCCTGCAAAGAGTCAAATTGAGACACAAGTACAAACCGCACCTGCCTTCAAAG AGAATCCACTCCCTGTAGTCACCGCAACTaagaaacccacaaacacaGACGAATTGTCAGCAGCTGAGGCTCTTACAGAAAGAAG GTGTTCAGGGGAGTTGGATCCTGACTTAACTCAGATGGTTACCAgacaaaagaagaggaaagccaAACTACTTGAAAATCTTGAAAGAGGCCTAGATAGAATGACCAATATGCTtacaccaaacaaaaagaaactattCACTAGAGATTGCCCGAGGAAAGTGAAG GCATGCAGTAATGTTACCACCACACAGCTACTGAATCCAGACCAACTGTTGAGTGAAATAATCACTGCGCTTACAAAGAATCATGTGGAATATGTTCAAAAGGG TTATTGCCTGAAATGTGAAACACTGTCTGTCAAGTTTGAGTTAGAAGTATGCATACTGAGTAAACTCGGAGTAACAGGTCTCCGGCAACAACGGCTTAAAGGTGATGCCTGTGTCTACAAGAGAGTATTGGAAGGCATCTTATCTAGCTGCCAGCTATGA
- the MELK gene encoding maternal embryonic leucine zipper kinase isoform X2 codes for MASADYQEVLQYYDLYETIGSGGFAKVKLARHLLTGEKVAIKIMDKLALGDSLSSIKLEIDAMKNLSHQHICRLYHVIETSKNIFLVLEYCSGGELYSYVTSKCRLSEERSRAFFRQIVSAIAYVHSQGYAHRDVKPENVLVDEEHNLKLTDFGLCAKPKGGLDKPLHARCGSPAYAAPEVIQGKPYIGSEVDVWSMGVLLYTLLCGVHPFDDAGDNTIVSVYRRVLVDPKKRITVKQLLHHPWLMEGYSRAVKWQTDYPLVQLDEECIAELSVFYKQSKETILDLISEWKYDEMSATYLLLQSKKARGKPISLRAPYLMGHASTMQPVGFKHSRHDAQLDDTEFTTSTSVTRKGAPEKHKNKENVSPESASRNEMPFALPAKSQIETQVQTAPAFKENPLPVVTATKKPTNTDELSAAEALTERRCSGELDPDLTQMVTRQKKRKAKLLENLERGLDRMTNMLTPNKKKLFTRDCPRKVKACSNVTTTQLLNPDQLLSEIITALTKNHVEYVQKGYCLKCETLSVKFELEVCILSKLGVTGLRQQRLKGDACVYKRVLEGILSSCQL; via the exons ATGGCTTCAGCTGACTATCAGGAAGTTCTCCAGTACTACGATTTATATGAAACAATTGGATCTG GTGGGTTCGCAAAGGTAAAACTTGCGCGACACCTCCTCACTGGTGAAAAAGTTGCAATAAAGATCATGGACAAACTTGCTCTAGGG GATAGCTTGTCTTCCATCAAACTAGAAATTGATGCCATGAAAAACTTAAGTCACCAGCATATTTGCCGGTTGTATCATGTGATAGAGACATCCAAGAATATATTCCTGGTCTTAGAG TACTGTTCTGGAGGAGAGCTATATAGTTATGTAACCTCCAAATGCCGTCTTTCTGAAGAGAGAAGTCGAGCATTTTTTCGGCAGATTGTTTCAGCAATTGCTTATGTTCACAGTCAGGGATATGCCCACAGGGATGTCAAACCA GAAAATGTACTGGTTGATGAGGAACATAATTTGAAGCTGACAGACTTTGGACTTTGTGCAAAACCAAAG GGTGGCCTTGATAAACCCCTGCACGCACGCTGTGGAAGCCCAGCTTATGCAGCACCAGAGGTGATTCAGGGCAAACCATATATTGGCTCAGAG gtagaTGTTTGGAGCATGGGAGTACTGCTGTATACTCTACTGTGTGGCGTTCACCCCTTTGATGATGCTGGTGATAATACCATCGTGTCTGTCTACAGGAGGGTACTG GTGGACCCAAAGAAGCGCATTACGGTTAAGCAGCTGTTACATCACCCCTGGCTCATGGAAGGTTATTCTCGTGCTGTTAAGTGGCAAACTGACTACCCG CTGGTACAACTTGATGAAGAGTGTATAGCAgagctttctgtgttttataaaCAAAGCAAGGAGACTATATTGGATTTAATATCAGAG TGGAAATATGATGAAATGTCCGCAACGTATCTCTTGCTTCAATCCAAGAAGGCTCGTGGCAAGCCTATTAGCTTAAGGGCTCCATATCTAATGGGGCATGCCAGTACAATGCAACCAGTAGGCTTCAAG CATTCAAGGCATGATGCTCAACTGGATGATACAGAATTCACAACGTCAACTTCAGTGACAAGAAAAGGGGCACCAGAGAAGcataaaaacaaagagaatGTTAGTCCAGAGTCAGCTTCAAGAAATGAAATGCCCTTTGCACTTCCTGCAAAGAGTCAAATTGAGACACAAGTACAAACCGCACCTGCCTTCAAAG AGAATCCACTCCCTGTAGTCACCGCAACTaagaaacccacaaacacaGACGAATTGTCAGCAGCTGAGGCTCTTACAGAAAGAAG GTGTTCAGGGGAGTTGGATCCTGACTTAACTCAGATGGTTACCAgacaaaagaagaggaaagccaAACTACTTGAAAATCTTGAAAGAGGCCTAGATAGAATGACCAATATGCTtacaccaaacaaaaagaaactattCACTAGAGATTGCCCGAGGAAAGTGAAG GCATGCAGTAATGTTACCACCACACAGCTACTGAATCCAGACCAACTGTTGAGTGAAATAATCACTGCGCTTACAAAGAATCATGTGGAATATGTTCAAAAGGG TTATTGCCTGAAATGTGAAACACTGTCTGTCAAGTTTGAGTTAGAAGTATGCATACTGAGTAAACTCGGAGTAACAGGTCTCCGGCAACAACGGCTTAAAGGTGATGCCTGTGTCTACAAGAGAGTATTGGAAGGCATCTTATCTAGCTGCCAGCTATGA